The DNA region AGTAGTGACACAAGACAGCGAGAATGCACACTTACGGATATGAAGTTCACTGAGAGGATTAAAATGGACTCAGTCATTGGTTCAGTTAGACAGCAAGCTGATCTGTCTGACTTAACACACCAAAGTATGGTTGACAGATCAGGTGCGGTGGACCTTACTACATGCACCTTCAGAAACAGCAATGGCAATTACAGTGGGCATATGAATGGTATTTGTTTTCCTGTGAATTTGGCCTCTCAAAGAAAAGAAGGTAATCGAGCAGGTTTTGGAAAGTGCGACGGCGATTCAGTTGATGATTTTTTATACTTGGGGTCTTTCCATAAACCTCTGGCTTATATAAATAACTATATGCATGGTGAGTTTGCTGCATCTGCTGCTGCTAGACTGGCTGGTCTTTCATCAGAGGAAATTCAGGTTTCAGACGCACATGCTTCAGAAAATTCTAGGAAAGTTGCTTCTTCCAACAATTTGTTGCAAGCAAAAGCCTTTTCATTAACAGCCTCACGTTTCTTCTGGCCAAGTTCTGAAAAGAAGCTTGTGGAGGTCCCAAGGGAAAGGTGTGGTTGGTGTCTTTCTTGTAAGGCCCCTGTTTCAAGCAAGAGGGGATGCATGTTAAACCATGCTTGCCTGTGCGCCACAAAAGGTGCTATGAAGATCTTTGCCAGCCTTCGTCCCATTAAGAGTGGAGAAGGGAGTCTTGTTAGCATTGCAACATACATTTTGTATATGGAGGAAAGTTTACGTGGTCTGATAGTTGGCCCCTTTCAGAGTGCTAGTTACAGAAAGCAATGGCGTAAACGAGTTGAACTGGCTTCGACTTGTGGGGCATTAAAAGCTCTATTACTTGAAGTAAGTTCTTCTATTTCCTGGTCTACTTCATTATTTGGTGTATATTCTAGTTGGCCTATATCTTTTTTTCCCCTAACTTTTTATTGCTggtttttgaaggaaaatgtcTGTTTACTTGATTTTCATCTTAAGTGTCCATAATGGTTCTATCGCAATTGATATATAGAATTAGGGGCTAGGGAGCTCAGATAATATGTTTGAGGGGACCAATATAGTTTAGTGTTTGCTTCATAATTCAGAATTTTCTTTCCCGACTCTAATTGTCATTCATGTGTAAGAATGTAATAAGAACATCTTGGGGACCTGTGTATATATTTTGGAGGCCGACTGCATCAGGTTTATGGTGAATTTGTTCTGTCCAACCGTCTACATGCTTTAAAATTACTTAAATTCCACAATTGTGTCATGCAAGCTGATTTTCAAAACGATCTGCTTGATTGTATTCTGAAAATAACCATTTAAAATTAGAAGATGCTTACAATTTTTTGTAGCTCCTTTACCCACTGCCATGAATATGCAAAAGAAGCACCATCGATTAGTTTTGTAGTACCAACTTTCATGGAGCTCAATGTCTTGCTTGTTGGTTTTGAGCCCAAGCACTTACGGGATTTGGCTAAGTGTGCGGGAAGTATGCAGAAGACCTTAAACCACTGAGGAGCTAGCAAGTGCTAAGACTTGAAGTACCAGAAATCTACAAGTTTAAGAAAGTGGAAATGAAAACAATTCTTGTTGAGCAGCCAAAACCCTTCTAAAACATCCTATTTTATGATGTGAAAAGCCTGTTCAGTCTATTGATTTCCTTTAAAAGCTCAGCTGTTCCTCTCCTGCCAGAATATCAGCATAATGTTGCTGTTTCCCGAGCCAGGCTTCATTTAGCTCCAAAATTCCCATGCCAGCTCACTTCACCTTCTTCATTGCGGATGAAAGCCTTCGGTGCACTACAAGTAAAGTGAAAACTAAAGCCGGTGCACTGTGATAAGCTCGATCCCTTACCAATTACCAATGTTCTATCAAGATAAGTTTATTTGTCACTATTAGAATAAAGGGATATTTTTAGCAGGACTATGCTAATTTGTTCATAAATCTAGGCTATTGGTCTTAAGGACTTCTGGCCTATTAGTCTTGTGAGTGGagtttataagattattgccaaaGTTCTTGCCAATAGATTCATAAGGGTTGTGGAGAAGATTATTTCGAAGCTCCAGAATGCTTTTGTTCAAGGTAGGCAAATCCTTGATTTCGTTCTCATTGCAAGCGATTGTCTGGATGGTAGAATTAGTTTTGGTGAGCCATGGGTGATTTGCAAATTGGATGTTAAGAAGACttatgatcatgtcaattgggatttCTTACTTTACTTGCTAAGGAGGTATGGTTTCGAGGAGTAATGCTGCTCTTGGATAGCATATTGTATTCCTTCGGtgtgcttttttgttttggtcaATGGCAACCATTTGGTTTCTTCAGTAGCTCTTGTGATTTGAGACAAGGAAATCCTTTATGAGTTTTCTCTTTGTTATTGGTATGGAGGCCTTAAGTAGAATGCTTTCTACAACTGCTAATGGGAGTTCTCTCTCATGCTTTTTGGTGGGGCCTAGGCATTCGGGTTTGGTCAACATTTCACATTTGCAAAACTTTGGGATACTGTGAGTGAAGCCTGGCCACCTTTACTATCTGCGTgcttcatttttattgtttgaagTTGTCTCCAGCTTGAAGATTAACTAGGCCAAGTTGGAATTGGTTCGTGTGGGTAATGTTGAAAATCTTCAAGTCGGAGACAGCTTCAAACCATAAAAATGAAGCACGCAGATTGCAAAGGTGGCTAGGCTTTGCTCCACAGCATGAGTTGACTAGCATTATGAGCTGTGGGGTTTCTTCTTTGCCTTAGAAATATTTTGGTCTTTCGTTGGGGGCATCCTATAAGCCCATATTTATTTGGGATGGTGTCATTGAAAGGATAGAACTatggttggctagttggaaaatgatgtacttGTCCAAGGGTGGTAGGGTTACCTGTTTAAAGAGCACAATCTCCAATTAACATACGAATTTCATGTCCCTCTTTCCTATTCTTGCAGGTGTTGCAAACTATATAGAGAGGCTTCATCAAGACTTCTTATGGGGTGGGTTAGAcaaagagttcaaatttcacttggtaACTTGATCTAAGGTGTGTTCTCTGTCAATGAGTGAGGGTTGGGGGTTCGAAACTTATTAAAGTTCAATCGTGCTCTCTTGGGAAAATGACTATGGTGCTAATGAGCCTCTCTAGTTGTATGGGGTGGGGTATGTAAGATTATCAGGAAGGGTCGAGGGATGTTCTCAAGTTATATTGGGTTTGAGGTGGGGAATGATGCCAAtgttagattttggcatgatctGTGGTGTGAAGACAACGCCCTAAAGGATGCATTCCCTGATTTATATGGTATTGCTTACGCAAAAGATGCTTCCGTAGTAGTTCACTTGGAGTTTTTTGTGTCTCCAATAAGTGGAACATAAACTTTGCTAGagtggctcatgattgggaggtttATGTCTTTGCCTCGTTCTTCAACTTAGGGTATTCAATGAGAGTGAAACAGGGTAGTGGAGATAAGATTTGTTGGTCCCCCTCCTAGAAAGGATTGTTATTGTTAGCTCTTTATACAATGTCATGGCTTGTAATAATGGCACTCCTTTCCCATGGAAGAGTGTTTGGTGAACTAAGGTCCTTTTGAGGGCggccttttttgcttggtcaTCGGTTGTAGAgaagatccttaccatggataACCTTAGGAAGCGACATGTCATTGTGGTCAATAGGTGTTgaatgtgcaagaagaatgagGAGTTTGTGGACCATCTTttcctccattgtgaggttgcttgtgcattatgaaattcttttttagtcgttttgggttgtcttgggtggtGCCTAGATGAGTAGTTGACTTGTATATGTGTTGGTGGACTGGTGGTAGCACTCAGAGGAGTTGTTGGCTCTTGCCtcttgtggtgtctttggaaggaaaggaatgctcTAAATTTTGAAGACATCAAGAGGACATTGGTAGAGCTTGAGTCCTTTTATACTCTTTATATTTGGACAATTGCGTTTGTAGCTCCTTTGGTGcttaatttttatgattttgttgttcttttttctccttctagctaGGTGAAGTGTACTTGAGTTTctactttttgcttttaatgatattatgattacttataaaataaaagtgttcTCTTCCaacattttaatttgtttctccatcgtgtttagggtttaggaaaaATGTTTATTCCTTCTTCACTATccttgttttgaattttgattcaaatcttcgaagctttatatatatcagttagtacttttttattttttgaacttctTAAAGTTGTAAAGTTTTCAAAACCGTTTTTAGTAAACATTTCACAAACTTGAAGTTCGTGCTGGTGTGTTATTACAGTATTGGTGGTGTTCTATTGAAAGTGCCTTTATATCTTCTTCGTGGAGTATTATCTTTTGTACTTAGGCTAGTGTGACTAGTGTCTCCCTCTCCCCCTACTGTCAGCTACTTAGTACATTAAGTTGCAATTGCCTTTCATGTACTTGCCGTCCCCTTTTTGTGATGGAActaattgtatttatttttgtaacttGCCCGTAAGAGTATTGGGCAAATGCATGGCATGAAAGTGATCAGGTGCGTGGCTTGGTTTGCATCATAATCTGAACACTAGTTTGTAAAGATCCTGCTAAGCTTCTAACGCTTGTAGCCAAATTTGAGTGCCACTAAAGGATGACTTTGTGAGTTTCAGCAGTAATCAGATGGGCTTTCAGTATTCAAGTTGAATAATTGTTGCTTGCTGCTACATATGcatgtaaattatttttatttatatatttattcttttaggCAAACATCACGCAACTGTGCAATTGACCCatgacctcaccctccacctcTTGTTTATGGGGAGAAATTTCCATATGGTGCAAATTTCTTTAAAGGCATGTTTGTGCCTGTGGCATCTATAGTTTGGTTGATGGTCTGAGTTTTTCACTTGCAGCTTGAGGAACACATCAACATAATTGCTGTTTCTGGGGACTGGGTTAAGCTGGTGGATGGCTTGTTAGTTGAATCTTCTGTGATTCAAAGTGCTACATCCACCGTTGGAACAACACAGAAACGGGGATTTAGTGGAAGGCGAAATAGGAAACTGTCTGCTGCATCTGAAGTGACAGCTGATGGTTGCCATGACCAAGGTTTCTGCTGGTGGCAAGGTGGGAAGCTGTCGAAGCTTATATTCCAGAGAGCAATTTTGCCCCGCTCAGTAGTCAAAAAAGCAGCTCGTCAATGTAAATAAGACACCCCTAGCTTTTCCCTTCCTGAAAAATAATCCTTGTTGTAttggtcctttttcttttgcctttttccGTCAATAAGATTATtattcactatatatatatatatatatatatatgttagcaTTTTTGAATTACAGATTGTTATGAATGTAggggaaagaaaaatatgtacTAATGGTAATATGGCACATTAGGTGGTTGGAGAAAGATTTCTGGGATTGCTTATGCTGATAGTTCTGAGATTCCTAAAAGAAGCAGGCAGTTAGTTTGGAGAGCTGCAGTTGAAATGAGTAAGAATGCATCACAGCTTGCACTTCAGGTTTGTTCTTGTTTTCCTATATTTTGTTGCaaccccccttttttttcccctctctaTTGTTAGCAAATTTTGTAGGTGTTATCATGTTGAAatatctttttaagtttgtaTTGGAATTTGCATCAGGTCAGATACTTAGACTTTCGATTGAGATGGAGTGATCTTCTTCGTCCTGACCAGAACCTTCAGGATGCAAAAGTCCTAGATTCAGAAGCTTCTACTTTTCGAAATGCTGTCATTTGTGATAAAAAGATTGTTGAAAACAAGATTAGATATGCGGTTGCTTTTGGGAACCAAAAGCATTTTCCTTCACGTGTCATGAAGAATATCATTGAAATAGAGCGAAGTGAAGATGGAAATGACAAGTATTGGTTTTCTGAATCTCGCATTCCTTTGTATTTGATCAAAGAGTATGAAGAAAATGTTGACAAAGTACACTTGGCATCTTTTGAGGAGCCCTCGAATGTCTCATTCAAGTTACAAAGGAGGAGGTTGAGAGCTTCCCATAGAGATATATTTTTCTATCTTACTTGCAAGAGAGACAAATTGGACGTGTGCTCTTGTTCCTCATGTCAGCTGGATGTTTTAATTgggtaattattttataatgttctattcttttttcctttttagttcTCTACAGCCTACAGAAACTTGGTCCAAGCTCATTAATCTTTTCCTTGGTGTGATCTTCAGGAATGCGGTCAAGTGCAGTACATGCCAAGGTGCATTAACCCAGCCTgaattttttccttatattcagaatattttattttgaattactaAAATGAcctaacatgtttttttttttttttactctcttttcttttggatGCCTTATAATACCCACTTCTAATTTGTGCTGATGTCTATATGAAGAAACATAtacttatatatacatatatacatacatgtgtgtgtgtgtgtgtgtgtgtatcgTGTATCAAGTTCTAGTGATGTGTAACATTGAGGAGCAATATCTACATGCAGATGGACAATTAGTAAAACTGTAGTGTATTTTCATTCAAGTAGAACTTGTAAATTGTCATATAAATTCTTGTGGATTTGTGTGTGAAAGTATTCTTTTGAATCTAGTAGGATATAATGTAGTTCTCTCCACAGTTTACGAGTGTTTCCGCCAAATATTTCTAGAATACTTCTGGATTTCACTGTCATCTTTCATGTTGTTTTAGATCTTGCAAAGTTGTATTCTATGAAATTTCTGGACCTGGACCAATAAATcgtatttaatatttatgcCATATTGTGGTCAGGTTATTGTCATGAAGGCTGTACCCTACTGTCAACAATTTCCATGAATGATGATGTTGAGTTCTTGATTACGTGCAAGCGCTGTAACCATGCACAGGCTCTTGCTCAAAAAGAAATCAGTAAAGAATCTCCAACCAGTCCTTTGGCATTGCATGGGCGAGAATGTCATAACCTATTGACTGTCCCTAAGGGTGGAAGGCCTCCATGTAATAATCAACCATTAGCATCTGTCAGAAGTCATGATGCTCGTTCTGAGTTGAAACAAGCTAGTTCTGATTCTAGTTTGGCAAATAAAAACCGCCGCAGGCTGTGTTCTTGGGGTATtatatggaagaagaagaacagtGAAGACACTGGCATTGATTTCAGGcttaaaaacattattttaaaggGCAGTTTGGGTATCCATCAGTTGGAACCTGTTTGTCACTTGTGCCATAAGCCATATAGGTCTGATCTCATGTATATTTGCTGTGAAACTTGCAATAGTAAGTTTGCTCTAGATTATATGTTCTGCattttttttactgaaaatgctctctctctctctctctgtctatTTTTTTGATGCACTGTGTTTGTGGTCATTGGCAGAATGGTACCATGCAGAAGCTGTTGAACTTCAAgagtcaaaaatttttgatgtaGTGGGCTTCAAGTGTTGCCGGTGTCGTAGGATAAGGTCACCAGTGTGTCCTTACACGGACCTTAAAGACAAGCTGCCTGAGGGTAGGAAGACACGTACAAAGGATACAAAGCAAGAACATATTCCGGTGGACTCTGATTTTGGAATGATTTCTGAATTTAGAGAGTATGAAGCTGCCACAGTGTTTCACATGGAGGAAGTTTCTAATCAAGAATCTACAGTGTGCGAACCTGCGACTCCAGTGTTTCCCATGGGGCAAGCTTTAGAACCTTCAGATTGTGAACCTGGTACTCAATTTCCCATGAAGGAAGTgtcaaaacaagaaaatgatcCTCTTCTTTTCCCTCTTACCAAAGTTGAGCTAATTACAGAGCATAATTCTGAACTGGATATTGAACAGAATACTGCTTCTGGGCCATGGCCACAGAAACTTCCAATCAGAAGGCATGTGAAGCGTGAAGGGGATGTAGATGGTGTATCTGAGAGCAATCTTTATCATGCTGAATTTTCACCACACCTTGAAACAAACTTCTTCCTGGAACCTACAGAGAAAGCATCACCTCCTCAGGCAGAGTGGGATGTTCAAAGCGAGATGATGTTAGACTATGAAGGTTTTAATTATGAAGATATGGAATTTGAACCCCAGACTTACTTCACTGTTACTGAGTTGCTGGCATCTGATGATGTTGGTCCATTCAGCGGGGTTGATGATCCATCTGGGGATTGGTCAGGATGCTTGGATACTTCTAATGACCAACTAGAACCTGCAAATTCTGTAAAGCCTACCGTTAACATGATACATTGTCAGAGGTGTTCACAGACAGAACCAGCTGCTGATCTTTCTTGCTATATTTGTGGGTTAAAGATACACAGAAACTGTTCACCTTGGGATGAGTCATCAATGGAGGCAGAGAGTTGGAGTTGTGGTGATTGCCGTGAGTGGCGGTAGCTGATCTAGTTGGCCTCTTGAGGTTTTGGGTATTTGTTTCCTCGTAGTGACTTTCCAAGGGAGATCTTTTAGGTGAGATGGTCGAATACCGAACCGCATTTGACAATTCATCAATGGGAAAGATCAGAACGGGAAAGTTCATTCTCCTTTCTGTTGAACTAGAGAAATTCTTGTAAATGCTAGGATTGATGTTTCAAAGGCCAGCCGGGGGTTGATGAGATGGTTGCTGCTCCCTGATAAAAgtgctcttctttttttttatctgacGGATTCAGTTTTTCTCGTTGGGAAGGTTGGAAAAATGGCATTTTGTATGGTAGATCGGCGGCTTTGATTTGAAGGGAGGAGGGTCGCAAAATTATCATATGAAATGGATAATTTGTTACCAAATCAGATATAGGGAATGCCGTGAATTAACAAGCCACAGATATTTACACTGATCTTGGAAGATAagcaggcttttttttttgtgcttgtcTCATTGAATTGTTTGTATAAAGTATAGTTctatcaatttttgcaatcaatCGAAGTTGAGAGACTTCACCTCACCTTTGAAGAGCATGTTTTGGTTTACTTATTAGTTTGAAAGCAACCAACTTCTGGCAATAGGCTTGTAGTGTTATTCGTTGTAAAATGGCATTTCTAGAGCAGTGTGGACGTGGTGTGCTAAATCCATTGGATGACCAAGGGTGTGATTCACCCATCAAGTCATAGgtagtaaatattattttacaacCCGTGCTGttttaaacaagaaaaatgcAACATATGCTTTTGGACAAATTAATCGATATATAATATGTCAATGGTAATTTTCCGAAAgtaaatgtagcatttttctttaaagaaatggagaaaattTTAAAGCTCCATTAGTTATTGTTGAATTGGCTGGCTAAGGTAATTCGTGTAATTGACAATTACTCATATTTCTTTCATGTAATGTTAC from Corylus avellana chromosome ca10, CavTom2PMs-1.0 includes:
- the LOC132163327 gene encoding DDT domain-containing protein PTM; the encoded protein is MEPPVARSRGRPRKRPKEDEDNGLGSDTKKLAVETRPVALVGRYVLKEFGGSGIFLGKVVHYDQGLYRVNYEDGDSEDLESREVRGVMLGDNDFDEDLSRRREKLDVLALKIRAKNNSASEKKALALVNGGDKIETSTLSEVENNGGEVEGDADSSSDLSDCVRDRDSRFDEETPPIPPPELPPSSGTIGVPEQYVSNLFSVYGFLRSFSIPLFLSPFTLDDLVGSLNCCVANTLLDSIHVTLMRALRRHLETQSSDGLELASKCLRSIDWGLLDTLTWPVYLVCYFTVMGYTKGPEWKGFFYEVLVREYYSLPAGKKLMILQILCDDVLESAEIRVEIDMREESEVGLDCDTEATHPPENGPRRVHPRYSKTSACKGWEAMEIIAETHQMKSLGNSNSWGFKGTKQDLDAADVDVDRNGDECRLCGMDGTLLCCDGCPSAYHSRCIGVMKMFIPEGPWYCPECTINKIGPTIAMGTSLKGAEIFGIDSYERIFLATCNHLLVLKASIATEPCFRYYNQNDIIKVLQVLCSSVQHTALYLGLCKAILQYWSISESVLSLPVMNEMHINLAKIKDDANFSTLSLPPAKEDQKVHDMLEAKNYVYNENRSSVDNVAVSCLQTSLDRTTQTDLPEPCSSSDTRQRECTLTDMKFTERIKMDSVIGSVRQQADLSDLTHQSMVDRSGAVDLTTCTFRNSNGNYSGHMNGICFPVNLASQRKEGNRAGFGKCDGDSVDDFLYLGSFHKPLAYINNYMHGEFAASAAARLAGLSSEEIQVSDAHASENSRKVASSNNLLQAKAFSLTASRFFWPSSEKKLVEVPRERCGWCLSCKAPVSSKRGCMLNHACLCATKGAMKIFASLRPIKSGEGSLVSIATYILYMEESLRGLIVGPFQSASYRKQWRKRVELASTCGALKALLLELEEHINIIAVSGDWVKLVDGLLVESSVIQSATSTVGTTQKRGFSGRRNRKLSAASEVTADGCHDQGFCWWQGGKLSKLIFQRAILPRSVVKKAARQCGWRKISGIAYADSSEIPKRSRQLVWRAAVEMSKNASQLALQVRYLDFRLRWSDLLRPDQNLQDAKVLDSEASTFRNAVICDKKIVENKIRYAVAFGNQKHFPSRVMKNIIEIERSEDGNDKYWFSESRIPLYLIKEYEENVDKVHLASFEEPSNVSFKLQRRRLRASHRDIFFYLTCKRDKLDVCSCSSCQLDVLIGNAVKCSTCQGYCHEGCTLLSTISMNDDVEFLITCKRCNHAQALAQKEISKESPTSPLALHGRECHNLLTVPKGGRPPCNNQPLASVRSHDARSELKQASSDSSLANKNRRRLCSWGIIWKKKNSEDTGIDFRLKNIILKGSLGIHQLEPVCHLCHKPYRSDLMYICCETCNKWYHAEAVELQESKIFDVVGFKCCRCRRIRSPVCPYTDLKDKLPEGRKTRTKDTKQEHIPVDSDFGMISEFREYEAATVFHMEEVSNQESTVCEPATPVFPMGQALEPSDCEPGTQFPMKEVSKQENDPLLFPLTKVELITEHNSELDIEQNTASGPWPQKLPIRRHVKREGDVDGVSESNLYHAEFSPHLETNFFLEPTEKASPPQAEWDVQSEMMLDYEGFNYEDMEFEPQTYFTVTELLASDDVGPFSGVDDPSGDWSGCLDTSNDQLEPANSVKPTVNMIHCQRCSQTEPAADLSCYICGLKIHRNCSPWDESSMEAESWSCGDCREWR